From Drosophila nasuta strain 15112-1781.00 chromosome X, ASM2355853v1, whole genome shotgun sequence, one genomic window encodes:
- the LOC132797006 gene encoding COA8 family protein CG14806, mitochondrial codes for MNRNSLPPRTISSLLKHWSRRYATEQTQATHAQTRPKKSPVYVGLTQPPEAESVSCDYIGPPDAKSNLRPYVRHYDENETEMAKKLRLLRIEVEKWNMDFWTKHNKRFYEEKDDFIRLHKLNGSEELTADQMSVFYKTFLDKNRRIHLMYNISWYLKNFDMLTLAFAVHVQSTVNRFRRKP; via the exons atgaatagaaaCAGTTTGCCGCCTCGTACCATAAGTAGTCTATTAAAA CATTGGTCCCGACGCTATGCCACAGAACAAACACAAGCGACACACGCACAGACGCGACCCAAGAAAAGTCCTGTGTACGTTGGTCTTACACAACCGCCAGAAGCGGAATCGGTGAGTTGCGATTACATTGGACCACCAGATGCCAAGTCTAATCTGCGTCCGTATGTGCGACATTATGATGAGAATGAAACCGAGATGGCCAAGAAATTGCGACTGCTGCGCATTGAAGTCGAAAAATGGAACATGGATTTCTGGACGAAGCATAACAAACGATTCTATGAG GAAAAAGATGATTTTATTCGTCTACACAAATTGAATGGATCCGAGGAACTGACGGCCGATCAAATGAGTGTGTTTTACAAAACGTTTTTGGATAAGAATCGACGCATCCATCTGATGTACAACATTTCGTGGTATTTGAAAAACTTCGATATGCTGACATTAGCATTTGCTGTGCATGTGCAAAGCACCGTAAATCGATTCAGAAGAAAGCCATAG
- the LOC132796998 gene encoding histone-lysine N-methyltransferase trr has product MNISKVTPSLAAAAAAAEKAKPERVTSAATATAQAALSFNTISIQKRSSSIDDNSVDDPNRKKLKRDIVICTPTTSLPAKQRAATATATAIAIATATTTATASASASATTAATTTSASSTSSATTTGKATSDVQQQQLLTTSNLIVSHSNAKPEAAAAAVAVGGAAVDVLWEQRDDQIIVCEMKPDDASSASSSNATITNSQKQSFASFTKKDVASTSSASSSSSSTASIISIEPSSGSSNEQHNNSEQQLGKAVAVEELDYVLLPATTTAELKPADAPQQVTNNNNNNSGSSGTSNNVAGSTTSGNTSGNSGNITATLKAAPTSTQANYSMFTSVGTTTGTATTAATATSLLNRVNLHTKMKGQQLVVNAKKLSEVTQTTAKVSIGNKTISVPLLKPLGSTQILQTTQLMSASGGATTAGGATIVESKQLVTTTTTATGAQQQQQHQQHQQQQLQQQTQHLNLTRLLKGTRKNPTAIVSFAGVQIKPANTKIVTAKVVSKKMSLQFQQQQHQQQQQQQAPPTGSIVTITPTNLNQTFTMVQQQPQQQAQTQSDKQHDSEQGDQTDATPVAAGRLQAVTVGGQQQPKTITYSENIQKILLNKSKSLDGSDSSEIAKINNVVIKPLDNSQLHPSINIFKQQQQQQQHQVAGGGATNVVTSISELTTSDALAKAATSGATICARPIISIQKNISLVMSKATIAQQKPKMITTSANSAGAIQIQHAAFNQQQQQQQQQQQQQVSTADTVDTVGKLQLKAHPHPHAHPHPQIVTAKLNEMLSAKPATVDSSNDAEPKAKLRPTEVVLVKQATTTAATAAAAAAATGATVVAAAAAAAATVVDGNNKKQAADATTTEQQPNDDQLVIEKRITITSRVDDSNNALLKQLLQTSSTTSSSSSSGSSNNNNSGGNSNSSSNNSHNLQQISITSAPLSARKVINVRAPSMGLVSSLEAQLARPVKPPVPTAVSSNSSSNNNNNNNSSGNSSGGNTTTTTTTTATMVAISQTATPTATATAIATPSAPSAEPQKLLLEETPATATVAAAAVPTAATAITATPVAVAAAAAPTTSTVTVVATPAAATVTAMQQQQQQHQQPQQQPTQQQQQQQVKQSVQIVSKETSFISTPVPSAAAAAAGVAAVPATSVAGAASIVAAAMPTVVSKLPPTLIVESNIMKSEPLPPPPSYELSTGNVSNVTISITTKPSKDVKLGTKLEVMDAKDAATVAVQSEPEKQMTPQPHDNWKLQEANEPQKRKLSLPLQQQQQQQQQQQQQQLQLQQQQQQSQQLEDKPLTEVKNEIGLVSGNTNSNSNNIINLNNIGHEMMPLLKVQPATAAGHEKLQLITTYGKKTAAQQQVINADLQQQQQQQQLQQQQQQQQQQLQPQQQNQPLQQQQQQQQQHLQLQQQRQQLQQQQQQQLQQQQLQQQQQHLQQQQQQQQQLQLLQQQQQQQQQQQQQLQHPQQQQQQQQLQQQQLQQQQQAVGAVSVPLPVSVSVTGGGPLNLPLPVSVPVPGPAMEPKVQGEQRKRRKRETQKPRRTNANTAAGAAAAAAAAAAAAAGGSNIREMSGALPAGAVVQLTTMSSSGVPMGGQATVGGGHLASGSPGGSSSGGSMLKKRVRKFSKVEEDHDAFTEKLMTHIRQMQPLQVLEPLLNRNSLIGSGTLFAAGGNSSNSNGGSNGNNGSNGSNGGNGTNGNNNAGGGKLKAISRALQLQRQLDDGSGGGGASGVDCEQLLGRFGNVRHPSIKSLYDSERFGGSGEPSTAAATTAATATSNNAFGGASLSSIQNDFYDQEFSTHIQRDSRERLQRLLSAVCDCNVETTDLVESQLHQQQLQQLQLQQQQQQQHRLDGPLAWSRLSRFPGLVLLNTNSNQRSAPGRMSPVALAMDASSMRLPVSPIVRSCSEELRKSQQMELGIGGGGGVATASNNSSSQMSNNNNVNNNNNYQQKNQNVILSLHTSATDNIAGVLRDLANLLHLTPAFTYKLLDATAGGTAATPTTAATAGAAAAADKMDKEQGGEQQQHQQQQQLLHNVTSQGNLRKILTGQRKLCRCCGSPIAAFGLRVPRQNVPEETPSPMLAMLQSLLPRKLPTPPFVYFCNRSCFAQYKWRGKDEPLGEDAITAAATATGTTPTAATGSDVLSAATTPPIVKLEPEDVDMEQPQQQQQQQQQRPHSNSNSSSNSNSELTTTSQASSSQQQPVSVPVRKNIIKCFSADCFAASTNVAAGTIKTENGESMAWETECSSSSAAEALEDTRQCVFCNQRGDGQADGPSRLLNFDVDKWVHLNCALWSNDVYETVSGALMNFQTALQSGLNQACSACHQLGATIKCFKSRCSNLYHLPCAIKEECVFYKNKSVHCSAHAWTSATGVTENELSSFVVHRRVFVDRDENRQVATVMHYSELSNLLRVGNMTFLNVGQLLPHQLEAFHTPHYIYPIGYKVSRYYWCVRRPNKRCRYVCSIAEVGCRPEFRIQVHETGEKEPDREFRDSTPSAVWQQILQPIQRMRKVYKWLQLFPQHISGEDLFGLTEPAIVRILESLPGIETLTDYRFKYGRNPLLEFPLAINPSGAARTEPKQRQLLVWRKPHTQRTAGSCSTQRMANSAAIAGEVACPYSKQFVHSKSSQYKKMKQEWRNNVYLARSKIQGLGLYAARDIEKHTMIIEYIGEVIRTEVSEIREKQYESKNRGIYMFRLDEDRVVDATLSGGLARYINHSCNPNCVTEIVEVDRDVRIIIFAKRKIYRGEELSYDYKFDIEDDAHKIPCACGAPNCRKWMN; this is encoded by the exons atgaATATATCGAAAGTGACACCATCgcttgctgctgcggctgctgccgcCGAAAAAGCGAAACCTGAACGTGTAAcatctgcagcaacagcaacggcacAGGCAGCGCTTAGTTTTAACACGATCTCGATACAgaagcgcagcagcagcatcgacgACAACAGTGTCGATGATCCAAATCGCAAGAAACTGAAAAGGGACATTGTTATATGCACGCCAACGACCAGTTTACCCGCCAAACAACGtgcagcgactgcgacagcaacagcaatagcaatagcgacagcaacaacaacggcaaccgcatcagcatcagcatcggcgacaacagcagcgacaacaacaagcgcGTCctcaacatcatcagcaacaacaacaggaaaaGCAACATCGGAcgtacagcaacagcaacttttgACAACATCCAATCTAATTGTCAGTCATTCGAATGCAAAGccagaagctgctgctgccgctgtcgctgtcggtggtgctgctgttgatgtctTGTGGGAGCAACGTGATGATCAAATTATTGTCTGTGAAATGAAGCCAGATGATGCATCGTccgcaagcagcagcaacgctaCAATTACTAATAGCCAAAAGCAAA GTTTTGCCAGCTTTACCAAAAAAGATGTGGCCTCCACATCATCGGCCTCCTCGTCATCATCCTCGACCGCCTCCATAATATCAATTGAGccaagcagcggcagcagcaatgaGCAGCACAATAACTCTGAGCAGCAGCTGGGCaaagctgttgctgtcgaAGAGTTGGACTATGTGTTGCTGCCAGCGACAACAACGGCCGAGCTGAAGCCAGCTGATGCCCCACAACAAGtcacaaataacaataataacaacagtgGCAGCAGCGGTACTAGCAACAATGTTGCTGGCAGCACCACCAGCGGCAACACAAGCGGCAATAGTGGCAACATAACAGCAACGCTTAAGGCAGCGCCAACATCAACGCAAGCCAACTATAGCATGTTTACCAGTGTTGGCACCACAACAGGCACGGCAACGACAGCGGCGACAGCAACATCGCTGCTCAATCGTGTCAATTTGCACACAAAGATGAAGGGCCAGCAGCTGGTGGTGAACGCGAAGAAATTGTCGGAGGTCACACAGACAACGGCCAAGGTATCGATAGGCAACAAGACGATATCGGTGCCTCTGTTGAAGCCATTGGGCAGCACACAAATACTGCAGACCACCCAATTGATGAGTGCAAGTGGTGGGGCAACCACAGCTGGTGGAGCCACCATTGTGGAGAGCAAACAACTAgtgacaacaacgacgacggcaacaggtgcacaacagcagcaacagcatcagcaacaccagcagcaacagctgcagcagcaaacacaacacCTGAATCTGACGCGTCTGTTGAAGGGCACACGCAAGAATCCAACGGCAATTGTCTCATTTGCCGGCGTGCAAATCAAACCAGCCAATACCAAAATTGTCACGGCCAAGGTGGTTAGCAAAAAGATGTCGCTGCAAttccaacagcaacaacaccagcagcaacagcagcaacaggcgcCGCCAACGGGAAGCATTGTGACAATAACGCCAACGAATCTAAATCAAACGTTCACAATggtgcaacaacagccacaacaacaagcgcAAACGCAGTCAGACAAACAGCATGATTCCGAACAAGGAGATCAAACAGATGCCACACCAGTTGCTGCTGGCCGCTTGCAAGCAGTTACAGTTGGCGGCCAACAGCAACCGAAAACCATCACATACAGTGAGAATATCCAGAAGATATTGTTGAACAAGAGCAAATCGTTGGATGGCAGCGATAGCAGCGAGATTGCCAAAATCAATAATGTTGTGATCAAACCGCTTGACAATAGTCAATTGCATCCTAGCATCAATATattcaagcagcagcagcaacaacagcaacatcaggtTGCAGGTGGAGGTGCGACGAACGTTGTGACATCAATCAGTGAGCTGACAACGAGCGATGCCTTGGCCAAGGCAGCAACAAGTGGCGCCACAATTTGTGCGCGTCCCATCATCTCGATACAGAAGAACATATCGCTGGTGATGTCCAAGGCGACAATTGCACAGCAAAAGCCCAAAATGATAACAACATCAGCAAACAGCGCTGGCGCCATACAAATTCAGCATGCAGCGTtcaatcaacagcagcagcagcagcaacaacaacagcagcagcaggtgtcAACAGCGGACACGGTTGACACTGTTGGCAAACTGCAATTGAAGGCACATCCGCATCCACATGCGCATCCGCATCCACAGATCGTAACGGCCAAGCTGAATGAGATGTTGTCAGCGAAACCGGCAACAgtcgacagcagcaacgatGCTGAGCCCAAGGCCAAGTTGCGACCAACGGAAGTGGTGCTGGTGAAGCAGGcaacgacgacagcagcaaccgcagcagcagcagcagcggcaacgggCGCAACAGTCGttgccgctgcagcagcagcagcagcaacagttgtcgatggcaacaacaagaagcaaGCAGCCGATGCAACGACAACGGAGCAACAGCCCAACGATGATCAGCTGGTGATTGAGAAGCGCATTACGATTACGAGTCGTGTGGATGACTCGAACAATGCGTTGCTTAAGCAATTGCTGCAGACCAGCAGCAccacgagcagcagcagcagcagtggcagcagcaacaacaacaacagtggtggcaacagcaacagcagcagcaacaatagccACAACTTGCAGCAGATATCGATAACATCGGCGCCGTTGTCGGCACGCAAAGTGATCAATGTGCGAGCGCCAAGCATGGGATTGGTTAGCTCATTGGAGGCGCAGTTGGCGCGGCCCGTTAAACCGCCGGTGCCAACAGccgtcagcagcaacagcagcagcaacaacaacaacaacaataatagcagtggcaacagcagcggtggcaataccacaacaacgacaacaacaaccgccaCCATGGTGGCGATCAGTCAAACGGCGACGCCAACAGcgacggcaacagcaatagcgaCGCCATCGGCGCCAAGTGCTGAGCCGCAAAAGTTGCTGCTGGAGGAGACgccggcaacagcaacagtggcCGCAGCTGCAGTgcccacagcagcaacagccataacagcaacaccagtggctgttgctgctgccgcagcACCCACAACTTCGACAGTGACTGTGGTTGCAACAcctgctgcagcaacagtaactgcgatgcaacaacagcagcagcaacatcagcaaccacaacagcagccaacgcaacaacagcagcagcagcaggtgaaACAATCTGTGCAGATCGTATCGAAGGAGACATCGTTTATATCAACGCCCGTgccgtcagcagcagcagcagcagctggagttGCCGCTGTGCCGGCAACAAgtgttgctggtgctgcctcgattgttgccgctgccatgCCCACAGTGGTCAGCAAATTGCCGCCCACATTAATTGTGGAATCGAATATAATGAAGAGCGAAccgttgccgccgccgccttCGTATGAGCTGAGCACCGGCAACGTCTCGAATGTGACCATCTCGATAACGACAAAGCCCAGCAAGGATGTCAAGTTGGGCACCAAGCTGGAAGTGATGGATGCCAAGGatgcagcaacagttgctgttcAATCGGAGCCAGAGAAGCAGATGACGCCACAGCCGCACGACAATTGGAAGCTGCAAGAAGCGAACGAGCCGCAGAAGCGCAAATTGTCGCTGCctttgcaacagcaacagcagcagcaacaacaacaacagcagcagcagttgcagctgcaacaacaacagcaacaatcgcAGCAGTTAGAGGACAAACCTTTGACGGAGGTGAAAAACGAAATTGGTTTGGTTAGcggcaacaccaacagcaacagcaacaacatcatcaaccTCAACAATATTGGCCATGAGATGATGCCGCTGCTGAAAGTGCAgccagcaactgctgctggtCACGAGAAGTTGCAGCTGATCACAACGTATGGCAAGAAGAcagcagcacagcaacaaGTAATCAACGCGGatctgcagcaacaacagcaacagcagcagctacagcagcaacaacaacagcagcagcagcagttgcaaccgcagcagcaaaatcagccattgcagcaacaacagcagcagcagcaacagcatttacagctacagcagcaacgacagcaactgcaacagcagcagcaacagcagctgcaacagcaacaactgcaacaacaacagcagcatttgcagcagcagcagcagcaacaacagcagctgcaactactgcaacagcagcaacagcaacaacaacagcagcagcagcaattgcagcatcctcaacagcagcagcaacaacaacaattgcagcagcaacagttgcaacagcagcaacaagcagtTGGCGCAGTTTCTGTGCCCTTGCCCGTCTCCGTTTCCGTGACCGGAGGAGGACCCCTCAACCTGCCGTTGCCAGTGTCTGTGCCTGTGCCTGGGCCAGCGATGGAGCCGAAAGTTCAAGGCGAGCAGCGCAAGCGTCGCAAACGCGAGACGCAGAAGCCGCGTCGCACCAATGCCAACACTGCAGCCGGGGCcgcagctgcggctgctgctgctgcggcggccgCTGCCGGAGGGAGCAACATCAGGGAGATGAGCGGAGCATTGCCAGCTGGCGCCGTCGTCCAACTGACAACGATGTCGTCGAGTGGCGTGCCAATGGGTGGCCAAGCGACGGTTGGCGGCGGCCATTTGGCCAGCGGCAGTCCgggtggcagcagcagcggcggcagcatgCTGAAGAAGCGTGTGCGCAAGTTCTCGAAGGTCGAGGAGGATCACGATGCATTTACCGAGAAGCTGATGACGCACATACGTCAAATGCAACCGCTGCAGGTGCTCGAGCCGTTGCTCAATCGCAACTCGCTGATTGGCAGCGGCACGCTCTTTGCTGctggcggcaacagcagcaacagcaacggcggcagcaatggcaacaacggCTCGAATGGCAGCAACGGCGGCAATGGCACCAATGGCAACAATAACGCCGGCGGCGGCAAACTGAAGGCCATTTCACGtgcattgcaattgcagcgACAGCTCGACGATGgcagcggtggcggtggcgcgTCTGGTGTTGATTGCGAGCAGCTGCTGGGACGCTTTGGCAATGTGCGGCATCCGAGCATCAAGTCGCTGTATGACAGCGAACGTTTCGGTGGCAGCGGCGAGCcatcaacagctgcagcaacaacagcagccacagccactaGCAACAATGCTTTTGGCGGTGCATCGCTGTCGTCGATTCAGAATGACTTTTACGATCAGGAGTTTTCCACGCACATACAGCGGGATTCCCGTGAACGTTTGCAACGTTTGCTGAGCGCTGTCTGTGATTGCAATGTGGAGACCACGGATCTGGTTGAAAGTCAGTTGCAtcaacagcagttgcaacaactgcaactgcagcaacaacagcagcagcagcatcgctTGGATGGTCCGTTGGCCTGGTCGCGGCTGAGTCGCTTTCCGGGTCTGGTGTTGCTCAACACGAACAGCAACCAGCGCAGCGCACCCGGCCGCATGTCGCCCGTGGCTTTGGCCATGGATGCCAGCAGCATGCGGCTGCCGGTGTCGCCGATTGTGCGCAGCTGCAGCGAAGAGTTGCGCAAGTCGCAGCAAATGGAGCTGGGCattggcggcggcggtggcgttGCGACAGCAtcgaacaacagcagcagccaaatgagtaacaacaataatgtcaataacaacaacaactatcaGCAGAAGAACCAAAATGTGATACTCTCGCTGCACACATCGGCAACGGATAACATTGCCGGCGTGCTGCGAGATTTGGCCAATCTGTTGCATCTGACGCCCGCGTTCACCTACAAGCTGCTTGATGCCACGGCTGGCGGCACGGCGGCAACACCAAcgacagcagccacagccggagcagcagcagcagcggataAGATGGACAAGGAGCAGGGCggcgagcaacaacaacatcaacaacaacaacagttgctacACAATGTGACCAGTCAAGGCAACCTGCGCAAGATACTCACTGGACAGCGGAAGCTGTGTCGATGCTGCGGCAGTCCCATCGCTGCCTTCGGGCTGCGTGTGCCCCGACAGAATGTGCCCGAGGAGACGCCGTCGCCGATGCTGGCGATGCTGCAATCGCTGTTGCCTCGCAAATTGCCAACGCCGCCGTTCGTCTACTTCTGCAATCGCAGCTGCTTTGCTCAGTACAAATGGCGCGGCAAGGATGAGCCACTTGGCGAGGATGCTATTACTGCAGCAGCCACTGCAACAggcacaacaccaacagcagcaacaggcagcGATGTTTTGTCGGCAGCAACAACGCCACCAATTGTCAAGCTGGAGCCAGAGGATGTGGACATggagcaaccacagcaacagcaacagcagcagcaacagcggccgcatagcaatagcaacagcagcagcaacagcaacagtgaaCTGACAACAACATCTCAGGCGTCGTCGTCACAGCAGCAACCCGTGTCCGTGCCAGTGCGAAAGAACATCATCAAGTGCTTCAGTGCAGATTGCTTTGCCGCAAGCACGAATGTTGCCGCTGGCACCATCAAGACCGAGAACGGTGAGTCAATGGCCTGGGAAACggaatgcagcagcagcagcgcagccgAAGCACTCGAGGATACGCGGCAGTGTGTCTTCTGCAATCAGCGTGGCGACGGTCAGGCGGATGGACCATCGCGTCTTCTCAACTTTGATGTGGACAAATGG gtTCATCTGAACTGTGCCTTGTGGTCGAACGATGTGTACGAGACGGTCTCGGGAGCACTGATGAATTTCCAGACAGCGCTGCAGTCGGGACTGAATCAGGCGTGCAGTGCCTGCCATCAGCTGGGTGCGACAATCAAATGCTTCAAGTCGCGCTGCAGCAATCTGTATCATCTGCCGTGCGCCATCAAGGAGGAGTGCGTGTTCTACAAGAACAAATCGGTGCACTGCAGTGCGCATGCGTGGACGAGTGCGACGGGGGTGACAGAGAATGAGCTCAGCTCGTTTGTGGTGCATCGTCGGGTGTTTGTCGATCGCGATGAGAATCGTCAGGTGGCTACGGTGATGCACTATTCGGAGCTGAGCAATTTGTTGCGCGTCGGCAACATGACGTTCCTCAACGTTGGCCAACTGTTGCCGCATCAGCTGGAGGCGTTTCACACGCCCCACTACATCTATCCCATTGGCTACAAGGTG AGTCGTTATTATTGGTGCGTGCGTCGGCCAAATAAGCGCTGTCGCTATGTCTGCAGCATTGCGGAGGTTGGCTGTCGACCCGAGTTTCGCATACAGGTGCATGAGACGGGCGAAAAGGAGCCGGATCGCGAGTTTCGCGACAGCACACCCTCTGCTGTGTGGCAACAGATACTGCAGCCGATTCAGCGCATGCGCAAAGTCTACAAGTGGCTGCAACTCTTTCCGCAACACATCAGCGGCGAGGATCTCTTTGGTCTAACGGAGCCGGCAATTGTGCGCATCCTAGAGAGTTTGCCGGGCATCGAAACGCTCACCGATTATCGCTTCAAATACGGACGCAATCCATTGCTCGAATTCCCGCTGGCCATCAATCCATCGGGTGCAGCACGCACCGAGCCCAAGCAGCGTCAGTTGCTCGTGTGGCGCAAGCCGCACACACAACGCACCGCCGGCAGTTGCAGCACACAGCGCATGGCCAATTCGGCGGCGATTGCCGGCGAGGTGGCTTGTCCGTATAGCAAACAGTTTGTGCACTCCAAGAGTTCGCAGTACAAAAAGATGAAGCAGGAGTGGCGCAACAACGTCTATCTGGCAAG ATCAAAGATTCAGGGCTTAGGCTTGTATGCGGCACGCGACATTGAGAAGCACACGATGATCATTGAGTACATTGGTGAAGTGATACGCACGGAGGTGTCCGAGATACGCGAAAAACAATATGAATCCAAG AATCGTGGTATTTACATGTTCCGCTTGGATGAGGATCGCGTTGTCGACGCAACGTTGAGCGGCGGCTTGGCGCGCTACATTAACCACTCGTGTAATCCCAATTGTGTCACCGAGATCGTTGAGGTTGATCGCGATGTGCGCATCATAATATTTGCCAAGCGTAAAATCTATCGCGGCGAAGAG CTTTCGTATGACTACAAGTTCGATATTGAGGATGATGCGCATAAGATACCCTGCGCTTGTGGTGCACCCAATTGTCGCAAGTGGATGAACTAA